One Hevea brasiliensis isolate MT/VB/25A 57/8 chromosome 5, ASM3005281v1, whole genome shotgun sequence genomic region harbors:
- the LOC110633888 gene encoding E3 ubiquitin-protein ligase UPL4 produces the protein MANRGQKRVEIIDELPADKRACSSLEFRPSSSNSSIQTQINSANSTPETNDAETHNVDMDTSSSGSASSRSEEEEHERYSTHDSCDSDDAVPKHSSVRSYQRQRSFGDNGRLRSALSHLSEGTEPSGQLAALTELCEVLSFCSEDSLSSMMADSLSPVLVQLARHESNPDIMLLAIRALTYLCDVSPRASGFLVRHDAVPVLCQRLMAIEYSDIAEECLQALEKISREQPLACLQAGAIMAVLRIIDFFSTSVQRVALSTVVNICKKVPAECPSPFMEAVPILCKLLQYEDQQLVENVVICLMKIAERVSQSSEMLVELCKHGIVNQAMHLIHLNSRTTLSQPIYNGLIGLLVRLSSGSIVAFRTLHELNISCTLKDILATYDISHGISSLHAVEGQSNQVHEVLKLLNELLPPVARDQDVQQEMSDKESFLVNDPDLLHKFGSDILPTLIQVVNSGANLYVCYCCVLVIKKLVYFSKSEMLAELLENANISSFLAGVFTRKDQHVLILALQIAEIILQKLSGVFLNSFMKEGVFFAIDALMIPEKCSQSIFPVFNGIQLPSDSSQKFVSKVVLRCLCYAFDAGQSPIASEAGTCKLEKDDVQSLAKHIKTTYFAPELCDSENGLTDILQNLRALSALLSDLMNMPVSSDASTHDEEKFYCLLHQVMEKLNGREPVSTFEFIESGIVKSLVNYISNGQYLREKVNFHGSSDHYYHIGKRFEVFARLFSSYSSLDEESPVSLLIRKLQSALSSLENFPVILSHSSKQRNWFATVPNGRCMPHPCLRVRFVRGEGEMCLCDYSDDVVTVDPFSSLDSIEGFLLPKVRIEKTNPIETAALAMDPMESVQLQIPSNVNPGPGQGESSGRVEPDNMSTDLTEIQEDEAKLSESPLGQAENLQQRNPGETTFSNDSHLASVEKLVQDPSAEDMSRQSQYPPSSSNGDAFSKLAFYLEGQELDRALTLYQAVLQQKIKADHEINMGAKLWSQVYILTYRIAVEPKDDNPQKCHISAQDSFALDKIEAYMQNTSLFTNIFNCELSSDLDKSSPTYEVLFLLKSLEGLNRFTFHLMSHERIHSFAEGLVDNLDNLKVDVHSVSQNEFVSSKLTEKLEQQMRDSLALSVGGMPLWCNQLMASCPFLFSFEARCKYFRLSAFGPQLVQPQTLSNNNSGVPRDGRSSPGSLPRKKFVVWRDRILESAAQMMDLYAHVKVPIEVVYNEEVGSGLGPTLEFYTLVSHEFQKSGIGMWREDHSSFLDRKGLQTEDSGILMSPFGLFPRPWPSSLDSSDGIQFSEVINKFVLLGEVVAKALQDGRVLDLPFSKAFYKLILQQELSLYDIQSFDPGLGRTLLEFQALVNRRKFLKSALEENSCNTVDACFRNTRIEDLCLDFTLPGYPDYILHQDHKMVNMDNLEEYVSLVVDATIYAGISGQVEAFKSGFNKVFPIKHLQIFIEEELERLLCGERDFWAFNELLDHIKFDHGYAASSPPITNLLEIMREFSQEQRRAFLQFVTGAPRLPPGGLASLNPKLTIVRKHCSNYVDADLPSVMTCANYLKLPPYSSKDKMKEKLLYAITEGQGSFHLS, from the exons ATGGCAAATAGGGGGCAAAAGCGGGTGGAAATAATTGATGAATTGCCAGCAGATAAGAGAGCTTGTAGTTCATTGGAGTTTAGACCAAGTTCGTCCAACTCTTCAATTCAAACCCAAATAAATTCTGCAAATTCCACCCCTGAAACCAATGATGCTGAAACCCACAATGTTGATATGGATACTTCGTCCTCTGGTTCAGCTTCAAGCAGGTCAGAGGAGGAAGAACATGAGAGATATTCAACTCATGACTCTTGTGATTCTGATGATGCAGTACCAAAACACAGCAGTGTGCGAAGTTATCAAAGGCAGAGATCATTTGGTGATAATGGCAGATTGAGGAGTGCTTTGTCCCATTTAAGTGAAGGGACCGAGCCTTCAGGGCAATTAGCTGCTCTTACAGAATTGTGTGAAGTGCTTTCATTTTGTTCTGAAGATTCTCTTTCTAGTATGATGGCTGACTCGTTATCCCCAGTACTTGTTCAGCTTGCAAGGCATGAGAGCAACCCAGATATAATGTTGTTGGCTATAAGGGCTTTAACTTATCTTTGTGATGTGTCTCCTAGAGCATCTGGTTTTCTTGTTAGACATGATGCGGTTCCTGTTCTTTGTCAAAGATTAATGGCCATTGAGTACTCAGACATAGCTGAAGAG TGCTTGCAAGCATTGGAGAAAATATCACGGGAACAACCACTTGCATGCCTACAGGCTGGGGCTATCATGGCTGTTCTACGTATTATTGACTTCTTCTCGACAAGTGTACAA agAGTTGCACTTTCAACAGTGGTCAATATATGTAAGAAAGTTCCAGCCGAATGCCCTTCTCCTTTCATGGAGGCTGTTCCAATATTATGCAAACTTCTACAGTATGAGGATCAACAG CTTGTTGAGAATGTAGTTATTTGCTTGATGAAAATAGCAGAGCGAGTCAGTCAGTCTTCTGAGATGCTGGTTGAACTATGCAAGCATGGAATAGTTAATCAAGCTATGCATCTAATACACTTGAATAGCCGGACCACACTATCACAACCGATATACAAT GGTCTGATTGGGCTACTTGTCAGACTTTCTTCTGGTTCAATTGTGGCTTTCAGGACTCTTCATGAGCTCAATATAAGCTGCACTTTGAAGGACATATTAGCTACTTATGACATCTCACATGGAATATCTTCTCTCCATGCGGTAGAAGGGCAGAGCAACCAG GTACATGAAGTTCTGAAATTGCTAAATGAGCTTCTTCCTCCAGTAGCAAGGGATCAAGATGTTCAACAAGAAATGTCAGATAAGGAATCATTTTTAGTTAATGACCCTGATCTTTTGCATAAGTTTGGGTCTGATATACTACCCACGTTAATCCAG GTGGTTAATTCTGGTGCAAATTTATATGTTTGCTATTGCTGCGTATTAGTCATAAAAAAGTTGGTTTATTTCAGCAAATCTGAAATGCTTGCTGAATTACTTGAGAATGCAAACATTTCAAG TTTTTTGGCTGGAGTATTTACACGGAAGGATCAACATGTGTTGATATTAGCCCTGCAAATTGCTGAGAtaattttgcaaaaactttcagGTGTTTTCCTGAACTCTTTCATGAAGGAAGGTGTCTTTTTTGCCATTGATGCCCTTATGATCCCAGAAAAATGTTCACAGTCAATTTTCCCAGTATTTAATGGCATCCAGTTGCCTTCAGACTCAAGCCAAAAGTTTGTATCTAAGGTCGTACTAAGATGCTTATGTTATGCATTTGATGCTGGTCAGTCTCCTATAGCCTCAGAAGCAGGAACATGCAAGCTTGAAAAGGATGATGTTCAAAGTCTTGCGAAGCATATAAAAACCACATACTTTGCTCCAGAATTATGTGACTCTGAGAATGGGTTGACAGATATCCTTCAAAATCTCAGAGCTCTTTCTGCTTTGTTGAGTGATCTGATGAATATGCCTGTAAGTTCTGATGCTTCCACTcatgatgaagaaaagttttatTGTTTATTACATCAAGTTATGGAAAAGCTTAATGGAAGAGAACCTGTCTCTACTTTCGAATTTATTGAAAGTGGAATTGTGAAGTCATTAGTAAATTACATATCCAATGGTCAGTATCTGAGAGAAAAGGTGAATTTTCATGGTAGTTCTGACCATTATTATCATATAGGAAAAAGATTTGAGGTGTTTGCTAGGCTTTTTTCATCTTATTCAAGCCTTGATGAAGAGTCACCGGTATCACTTTTAATACGGAAATTGCAAAGTGCATTATCTTCTTTGGAGAATTTCCCTGTTATTTTGAGCCATTCATCCAAGCAAAGAAACTGGTTTGCTACTGTTCCTAATGGACGCTGCATGCCTCACCCATGTCTGAGAGTTCGTTTTGTGAGGGGAGAGGGGGAGATGTGTCTTTGTGACTACTCTGATGATGTTGTCACTGTTGACCCTTTCTCTTCTTTGGATTCTATTGAAGGATTTTTGTTGCCTAAAGTTAGAATCGAAAAAACCAATCCAATAGAAACAGCTGCTTTAGCCATGGATCCAATGGAAAGTGTACAGCTTCAAATTCCATCAAATGTGAACCCTGGGCCTGGACAAGGTGAAAGTTCAGGTCGTGTGGAGCCTGACAACATGTCTACTGATTTGACTGAGATTCAG GAAGATGAGGCTAAATTATCAGAGTCTCCCCTGGGACAAGCAGAAAATTTACAACAGAGAAATCCTGGCGAAACTACATTTTCAAATGATAGTCATCTT GCCTCTGTAGAGAAGCTGGTACAAGATCCTTCTGCGGAAGACATGAGTAGACAAAGTCAGTATCCTCCATCCTCTAGCAATGGTGATGCTTTTTCAAAACTAGCATTTTACCTAGAAGGGCAAGAGTTGGACCGGGCTTTGACATTGTATCAGGCAGTTCTCCAACAGAAAATTAAAGCAGACCATGAAATTAATATGGGGGCGAAGCTATGGAGTCAAGTATACATTCTGACTTATAGAATAGCTGTAGAACCTAAAGATGATAACCCTCAAAAATGTCATATTTCAGCGCAAGATTCTTTTGCATTGGATAAAATTGAGGCTTATATGCAGAATACTTCTCTTTTCACTAACATATTTAATTGTGAACTTTCTTCTGACTTGGATAAGTCAAGTCCTACTTATGAAGTTTTGTTTTTACTTAAAAGTTTGGAAGGCTTGAACAGGTTTACATTTCATCTGATGTCTCATGAAAGAATACATTCATTTGCTGAAGGACTAGTTGATAACTTGGATAATTTAAAAGTAGATGTTCATTCAGTCTCACAGAATGAGTTTGTGAGCAGTAAGTTGACAGAAAAACTGGAGCAGCAGATGCGGGATTCTTTGGCTTTGTCTGTAGGTGGTATGCCATTGTGGTGTAATCAGCTTATGGCTTCATGCCCCTTTTTATTTAGCTTTGAGGCAAGATGTAAATACTTCCGGTTGTCAGCATTTGGACCTCAGTTAGTTCAACCTCAGACACTATCAAATAATAATTCAGGAGTTCCAAGAGACGGGAGATCAAGTCCTGGTAGTTTGCCCCGTAAGAAATTTGTAGTTTGGCGTGACCGAATACTGGAATCTGCTGCCCAAATGATGGACCTTTATGCTCATGTCAAAGTTCCCATTGAAGTGGTGTATAATGAAGAAGTTGGTAGTGGTCTTGGTCCCACATTGGAATTTTATACCCTGGTCAGTCATGAGTTTCAGAAGTCTGGCATTGGCATGTGGAGAGAGGATCATAGTTCATTTCTGGACAGGAAAGGATTGCAGACTGAGGATTCTGGAATTCTGATGTCTCCTTTTGGCCTTTTTCCTCGTCCATGGCCATCCAGTTTGGATTCATCTGATGGGATACAGTTTTCTGAAGTCATTAATAAGTTTGTCCTCTTGGGGGAAGTTGTAGCAAAGGCTCTTCAAGATGGAAGGGTCTTGGATCTGCCATTCTCAAAAGCCTTCTATAAGCTTATCCTTCAGCAG GAACTTAGTCTGTACGACATTCAGTCCTTTGATCCTGGGCTGGGCAGGACACTGTTAGAGTTTCAGGCCTTGGTtaataggagaaaatttttgaaatcagcTTTAGAAGAAAACTCATGTAACACTGTAGATGCATGCTTTCGGAATACTAGAATTGAGGATCTTTGTCTTGACTTTACTCTTCCTGGCTATCCTGATTACATTCTTCACCAAGATCACAAAATG GTAAATATGGATAACTTGGAGGAGTATGTATCTCTTGTTGTGGATGCTACTATATATGCTGGAATTTCCGGACAAGTTGAAGCCTTCAAGTCTGGATTTAATAAG